Proteins found in one Prosthecobacter debontii genomic segment:
- a CDS encoding COX15/CtaA family protein — MTWTRFQRLALIAFITVEVLIFVGAIVRATGSGLGCPDWPKCYGRYIPPTRAEDIDFDHLNLEKFRAKAARHGRDPATITPETLRAEFDPQATWIEYFNRLTSIPVGIATIALLITSFGEKRRGRTRVLIAAIASALLVGINAWLGAKVVFSGLKPGTITLHMALAILLQCVLVYTVWRAHDRPWGLDWKARPYAWLRGIAWALFGLIVIEGIMGSQVRELTDHLAHTHAGHPRHEWVKELEQSWVYLVHRSFSWLIVITGLVFLRLSQRHLRRVGWLEHSILGLILAQMVLGIVLAHVGIVAVAQVLHIGLSSLLVSALFLWLLGATRTNTNASGESPALR; from the coding sequence ATGACTTGGACTCGCTTTCAACGCCTCGCTCTCATCGCCTTCATCACCGTGGAGGTGCTCATCTTCGTCGGGGCGATTGTGCGTGCCACGGGTTCTGGATTGGGGTGTCCCGATTGGCCCAAGTGCTATGGCCGCTACATCCCGCCCACACGTGCGGAGGACATTGACTTTGATCATCTCAACCTGGAAAAATTCCGCGCCAAGGCCGCTCGTCACGGCCGCGATCCTGCCACCATTACCCCGGAGACGCTGAGAGCCGAGTTCGATCCGCAGGCTACCTGGATAGAATATTTCAATCGTCTCACCAGTATTCCCGTCGGTATTGCCACGATCGCGTTGCTCATCACATCCTTTGGAGAGAAGCGCCGAGGACGCACTCGCGTTTTGATTGCAGCCATAGCTTCCGCTTTACTGGTCGGGATCAATGCCTGGCTCGGGGCCAAGGTCGTCTTCAGCGGGCTCAAGCCCGGCACCATCACCCTGCACATGGCCTTGGCCATTCTGCTCCAGTGTGTGCTCGTCTATACCGTCTGGCGGGCTCATGATCGCCCGTGGGGGCTGGATTGGAAGGCACGGCCTTACGCATGGCTGCGCGGCATTGCCTGGGCCTTGTTTGGCCTGATCGTCATCGAGGGCATCATGGGCTCACAGGTTCGGGAGCTCACCGATCATCTAGCCCATACCCACGCTGGCCACCCCCGACACGAATGGGTGAAGGAACTGGAGCAGAGCTGGGTCTATCTGGTGCACCGCAGCTTTTCCTGGCTGATCGTCATCACCGGTCTGGTTTTCCTGCGCCTGAGCCAGCGCCACCTCCGCCGTGTGGGATGGCTGGAGCACTCCATCCTCGGCCTCATCCTGGCCCAGATGGTCCTCGGCATCGTGCTCGCCCATGTCGGCATCGTCGCCGTCGCCCAGGTGCTGCACATCGGCCTGTCCTCCCTGCTGGTCAGCGCTCTCTTTCTCTGGCTGCTGGGGGCCACGCGGACAAATACAAACGCTTCTGGCGAATCCCCAGCCTTGCGCTAG
- a CDS encoding cytochrome c oxidase subunit II, which yields MSVSDINTWFGITENASEHGGLVDHMLGFVHWFMLALFVGWSIYLVLAFTKFRQSKSPNADYHGVRGHASTHIEIGVVVVEAILLLGFAFPLWSRQADDFPTSPDTVKIRAMGEKFLWNFQYPGNDLMLSTWNPKAIAPTNVTGRDLMDPNGKDDFVNPGTMKLPVGRPIIVDVSSKDVIHNLALVPMRAAQDAIPGVKAHMWFKPVKTGTWDIICGQLCGPGHAQMKAVLEVVEDKEFDEWAKEQSATAAAKSAAQ from the coding sequence ATGAGCGTCTCTGACATCAATACCTGGTTTGGCATCACCGAAAACGCCTCCGAGCACGGCGGTCTGGTGGACCACATGCTCGGCTTCGTGCACTGGTTCATGCTGGCCTTGTTCGTCGGCTGGTCCATCTATCTCGTGCTGGCCTTCACCAAATTCCGCCAGTCCAAGAGCCCGAACGCAGACTATCACGGCGTGCGTGGCCATGCGTCCACACACATTGAGATCGGTGTGGTGGTCGTCGAGGCCATCTTGCTGTTGGGCTTTGCCTTTCCGCTGTGGTCTCGCCAGGCCGATGACTTCCCCACCAGCCCTGACACGGTGAAAATCCGCGCCATGGGTGAGAAGTTCCTGTGGAACTTCCAATACCCAGGCAATGACCTCATGCTCAGCACCTGGAACCCGAAAGCCATCGCCCCCACCAACGTCACGGGCCGTGACCTGATGGACCCCAACGGCAAGGACGACTTCGTCAACCCTGGCACCATGAAGCTGCCCGTCGGCCGCCCGATCATTGTGGATGTTTCCAGCAAGGACGTGATTCATAACTTGGCCCTGGTGCCGATGCGTGCCGCCCAAGATGCCATCCCTGGCGTCAAAGCCCACATGTGGTTCAAGCCTGTGAAAACCGGCACCTGGGACATCATCTGCGGTCAGCTCTGCGGCCCAGGTCACGCTCAGATGAAGGCGGTGCTCGAAGTGGTGGAAGACAAAGAATTCGACGAGTGGGCCAAGGAGCAATCCGCGACCGCTGCTGCGAAGTCCGCTGCTCAATAA
- a CDS encoding cytochrome C oxidase subunit IV family protein — MANSPEEIHKAVRNIIIIGLILGGCTIATVLLSYYEFPTHSINIIVGMILATIKAAFVALIFMHLNHEAKLIYKILAFTVAFAAALFLLFVFSSHDPLVFSGFYESNQ, encoded by the coding sequence ATGGCAAATAGTCCTGAAGAAATCCACAAGGCGGTCCGGAACATCATCATCATCGGCCTCATACTTGGGGGCTGCACGATTGCCACTGTGCTCTTGTCCTACTATGAGTTTCCGACTCATAGCATCAACATCATCGTGGGGATGATCCTAGCGACCATCAAAGCAGCTTTCGTTGCCCTGATTTTCATGCACTTGAACCACGAGGCCAAGCTGATCTACAAGATCCTCGCCTTCACGGTGGCTTTTGCTGCTGCCTTGTTCCTTCTGTTCGTATTCTCATCCCATGATCCGCTGGTCTTCAGCGGCTTCTACGAGAGCAATCAGTAA
- a CDS encoding cytochrome c oxidase subunit 3, protein MDIPYTVTARPDTGLYNAKVGIWLFLASEVMLFGGLFSSYIFLRVGADYHWPIHELKVMPGFINTLVLIFSSVTVLLAWANLKLRKIAQFRAYLAITILCALAFMGIKSYEYYGKFTHYAVKLTDGTFLTGHLPHGYEIKFGEATNLNLTVHSQTAAVDADPVNYVLPYLEGEAPKFKTESGEEITLDKASFAKLRQDALAKAKEEGKNSASIKLTAASALSFHVKPSKILGYTATGITFRDGTAVEGKLLDDKMTIDVDGVDARGVPDAEKSLAWSSEYLGEAWKKAFIAQRDHAKEEFKEKYPTRDPLKSATHQKEAYYLHIESATPPAAEGGHEGEHKAEAAAHEEGHDSHGHHPTVTLEKKDIAFYSNYTPKLNTYYAIYFTLTGLHGLHVVAGAIVLAYFLLFDGKMLKNDPERLANRVEVGGLFWHFVDLVWIFLFPLLYLL, encoded by the coding sequence ATGGACATCCCTTATACCGTAACCGCCCGCCCTGATACAGGGCTCTACAATGCCAAGGTCGGCATCTGGCTCTTCCTCGCTTCTGAGGTGATGCTTTTCGGCGGCCTTTTCTCCTCCTACATCTTCCTGCGCGTTGGTGCTGACTATCACTGGCCGATCCATGAGCTCAAGGTTATGCCCGGGTTCATCAACACCCTGGTGCTGATCTTCTCTTCCGTGACCGTGCTTCTAGCTTGGGCCAACTTGAAGCTGCGCAAGATCGCTCAGTTCAGGGCCTACCTCGCCATCACGATTCTCTGCGCCTTGGCGTTCATGGGCATCAAGAGCTACGAGTATTACGGCAAGTTCACTCACTATGCCGTCAAGCTGACCGATGGCACCTTCCTCACGGGCCACTTGCCTCACGGATACGAGATCAAGTTCGGTGAAGCCACTAACCTGAACCTCACCGTCCACAGTCAGACCGCCGCCGTGGATGCAGATCCCGTGAACTACGTCCTCCCCTATCTGGAAGGCGAGGCGCCCAAGTTCAAGACCGAGTCCGGTGAAGAGATCACGCTGGATAAAGCCTCCTTTGCTAAGCTCCGTCAGGATGCTCTGGCTAAAGCTAAGGAAGAAGGCAAGAACAGCGCTTCCATCAAGCTGACTGCGGCTTCCGCTCTCAGCTTCCACGTGAAGCCGAGCAAAATCCTCGGTTACACCGCGACTGGCATCACCTTCCGTGACGGCACCGCTGTCGAAGGCAAGCTGCTGGATGACAAGATGACCATCGATGTGGACGGCGTGGATGCTCGCGGCGTGCCCGATGCTGAAAAATCCCTCGCTTGGAGCAGCGAATATCTGGGTGAAGCCTGGAAGAAGGCTTTCATCGCCCAGCGCGACCACGCTAAGGAGGAATTCAAAGAGAAATACCCGACTCGTGACCCGCTCAAGAGCGCCACTCACCAGAAAGAAGCCTACTACCTGCACATCGAAAGCGCGACCCCTCCGGCAGCTGAAGGAGGCCACGAAGGTGAGCACAAAGCCGAAGCCGCTGCTCACGAAGAGGGCCATGACAGCCACGGTCACCACCCGACGGTGACTCTGGAGAAAAAAGACATCGCCTTCTACTCCAACTACACGCCGAAGCTGAACACCTACTACGCCATCTACTTCACACTGACCGGTCTGCACGGTCTGCACGTGGTGGCAGGGGCGATCGTCCTGGCTTACTTCCTGTTGTTCGACGGCAAGATGCTGAAAAACGATCCTGAGCGCCTGGCTAACCGGGTGGAGGTCGGCGGTCTGTTCTGGCACTTTGTGGATCTGGTCTGGATCTTCCTCTTCCCGCTTCTGTATCTCCTGTAA